From Cellulomonas fimi ATCC 484, a single genomic window includes:
- a CDS encoding restriction endonuclease, with amino-acid sequence MSEWVPGRHVLTPREAEEMAAHHMRQLGHPDARTNPGRGADGGLDVTASRALAQVKFRGGRAGRPDLQRLYGARADRTDLELWFFTGPGYSDEAVEYADRHAMVLFTFDLAGALTPANQAASDVLDRAAALLASGGFGAPARDASPPRRAARPSEPDAAPDGATRWWDGPQHPAPEPEFTGWRWVSPGRAVRRNLLLVVGVLAAAAAWLVGANVERVEHAAATVERLTGRVVDVGAVFVWSSGVALAAVVLYVVQVAIMFRLGKHPLKVPAGRRRRRQRERASVR; translated from the coding sequence GTGAGCGAGTGGGTGCCCGGCCGGCATGTCCTGACCCCGCGTGAGGCGGAGGAGATGGCGGCGCACCACATGCGCCAGCTCGGGCACCCCGACGCCCGCACCAACCCCGGTCGCGGTGCAGACGGTGGCCTCGACGTCACCGCGTCGCGTGCACTGGCCCAGGTCAAGTTCCGGGGCGGCCGCGCGGGTCGGCCGGACCTGCAGCGTCTCTACGGCGCCCGTGCCGACCGCACCGACCTCGAGCTGTGGTTCTTCACCGGCCCGGGGTACTCCGACGAGGCGGTCGAGTACGCGGACCGGCACGCGATGGTGCTGTTCACGTTCGACCTCGCCGGTGCCCTGACTCCCGCCAACCAGGCCGCGTCCGACGTGCTCGACCGGGCCGCGGCCCTGCTCGCGTCCGGCGGGTTCGGCGCTCCCGCACGAGACGCTTCGCCTCCTCGACGGGCTGCCCGCCCGTCGGAGCCCGACGCCGCCCCGGACGGCGCGACGCGCTGGTGGGACGGCCCGCAGCACCCCGCCCCCGAGCCGGAGTTCACCGGGTGGCGGTGGGTCTCACCGGGCCGCGCCGTGCGGCGCAACCTGCTGCTCGTCGTGGGCGTCCTCGCTGCGGCCGCTGCGTGGCTCGTGGGTGCGAACGTCGAGCGCGTCGAGCACGCCGCCGCCACGGTCGAGCGGCTCACGGGACGGGTCGTCGACGTGGGCGCGGTCTTCGTGTGGTCGAGCGGCGTCGCGCTCGCCGCCGTCGTGCTCTACGTCGTGCAGGTGGCGATCATGTTCCGGCTCGGCAAGCACCCGCTCAAGGTGCCCGCGGGCCGTCGTCGTCGTCGTCAGCGCGAACGAGCGTCCGTCCGCTGA
- a CDS encoding FtsK/SpoIIIE domain-containing protein, producing MRLHALHPDPARGRGLATTEVDVDAGTSVAELRPHLARITGYRGWCSARARLAVDDVLLDESHPAGQPPLVPGATVRVGRGPEACDRAAVRARLHVAVVAGPDSGALVAVPADGAVDLRDTGAPDPLTDVSVDALAVRAHGRRVQVRSATPGVVVRPGRRAHPPRRRRLPAGRWRRWRPGSDVVVGRTTLALRGTTEEGGGSRSGRGAPGVEHRLDATAVATWVGPLVGTVVLAAVVRQPLLLLVGLVTPLAALAVRVAARRRTPPISAPDAGPPATERVRPATDPADLTAATTRAALASGPEVAGGTPWGPDGSLAVVGPRAQALAVARGILLTELGSHLRGRLAVRTADPGAWAWCVDVAEPAPDGHAGTTRWSEDDAPLVVVADDPAALGELARRRRDGPGRELVLLVLTDADAVPGWCHHMLDVTADAPVLRRAGHDPTPVPLHAVTVHRSRRQLERAHAARALAEGGSGPGAAPPATVHLGDLPAMPAPSPTALRHSWSQPPPGLSVALGRGPGGPPVQVDLVADGPHALVAGTTGSGKSELLATLVLAVAAAYPPERLAVLLVDFKGGTGLGPVAGLPHVVDHVTDLDAARTRRVLVALRAETRRRERLLAAHGATDLTDLDPDDDATPPRLLVVVDELRALADDVPDAVPTLARLAAQGRALGLHLVLATQRPAGVVSADLRANVALRIALRVTDEADSRDVLDVPDAARLDPATPGRALVRRGSAAPQVVQVARPLPGRGASPVRTARPLPGRPRWTPAPPPPASGPPGPGPWVDAARHAAAGRTVRPVPWVPALPGAVRPCDLPAGPGLALALGDLPDEQRRTAVRWEPEHGHLLVLGGPGSGRTTALTTLGVQALAEGTEVHAVGLPPAAVGRLRAADAHGTLGTVADAAEVRRVARLLELLAARTDGARAVLLVDGLPAVLDALGGIARGAGADRLVALWGGTVAARVAVAASADASTASLHHAAAFRDRLVLPVADAATDALAGVPVALAGPRGPAGRAVALRDGTAVLCQVAGPPEPSAPPASAARADVLRVEALPSVVDLAAPRGAGGGAGAPRVQAGVPLGVGGDEAREVVVGLDRGLLVAGPPGSGRSNALAVLASGLRAAGRPVVRLTVDGLASLPSPPGVIDVPPEALAGLDAVVLVDDLDEVERLSPDASDALHDLIRRPSAGACVVAATTSGAAVASFRGPHVALLRHRRLLVLDVHEPASAELVGGAAPWLVDGTTRPTGRGVLVTGRSAVPLQVYRPAGASSAGGRV from the coding sequence GTGCGACTCCACGCCCTGCACCCCGACCCGGCCCGCGGACGCGGCCTCGCGACGACGGAGGTCGACGTCGACGCGGGCACGTCGGTGGCCGAGCTGCGCCCGCACCTCGCCCGGATCACCGGGTACCGAGGATGGTGCAGCGCGCGTGCGCGCCTCGCCGTCGACGACGTCCTGCTCGACGAGTCGCACCCCGCCGGCCAACCCCCTCTCGTCCCCGGTGCGACCGTACGCGTCGGCCGCGGACCCGAAGCCTGCGACCGTGCGGCCGTGCGCGCGCGTCTCCACGTCGCCGTCGTCGCGGGTCCCGACAGCGGCGCCCTCGTCGCCGTGCCCGCGGACGGTGCGGTGGACCTGCGCGACACCGGCGCGCCGGACCCCCTCACCGACGTCTCGGTCGACGCCCTCGCGGTGCGCGCGCACGGCCGGCGGGTGCAGGTCCGCAGCGCGACACCGGGCGTCGTCGTCCGCCCCGGCCGCCGCGCACACCCGCCGCGGCGTCGACGCCTGCCGGCCGGGCGCTGGCGACGGTGGCGGCCCGGCAGCGACGTCGTCGTCGGGCGCACCACCCTCGCGCTGCGGGGCACCACGGAGGAGGGCGGGGGTTCGCGGTCCGGCCGGGGCGCGCCCGGCGTCGAGCACCGTCTCGACGCGACAGCGGTCGCGACCTGGGTCGGGCCGCTCGTCGGCACCGTCGTCCTCGCGGCCGTGGTCCGCCAGCCGTTGCTGCTGCTCGTCGGCCTCGTGACACCGCTCGCGGCCCTCGCCGTGCGCGTCGCCGCGCGCCGGCGCACCCCTCCCATCAGCGCCCCCGACGCCGGTCCCCCGGCCACCGAGCGCGTGCGACCCGCGACCGACCCCGCCGACCTGACGGCCGCGACCACGCGGGCCGCGCTCGCCTCCGGCCCCGAGGTGGCGGGCGGCACCCCGTGGGGTCCCGACGGGTCGCTGGCCGTCGTCGGACCCCGTGCACAGGCGCTCGCCGTGGCCCGCGGGATCCTCCTGACCGAGCTCGGTTCGCACCTGCGCGGGCGGCTCGCCGTCCGCACCGCGGACCCCGGCGCGTGGGCGTGGTGCGTCGACGTGGCCGAGCCCGCCCCCGACGGTCACGCCGGAACGACGCGGTGGAGCGAGGACGACGCGCCGCTCGTCGTCGTCGCGGACGACCCGGCAGCGTTGGGCGAGCTCGCACGGCGCCGCCGCGACGGTCCCGGCCGCGAGCTCGTCCTGCTCGTGCTCACCGACGCGGACGCGGTGCCAGGGTGGTGCCACCACATGCTCGACGTCACCGCCGACGCACCGGTGCTGCGGCGCGCCGGGCACGACCCCACCCCCGTGCCGCTGCACGCCGTCACCGTGCACCGCTCGCGTCGACAGCTGGAGCGCGCGCACGCCGCCCGCGCGCTCGCCGAGGGCGGGTCGGGCCCGGGGGCGGCACCGCCCGCGACCGTGCACCTCGGTGACCTTCCCGCGATGCCGGCACCGTCCCCGACGGCACTGCGGCACTCCTGGTCGCAGCCTCCCCCCGGCCTGTCCGTGGCCCTCGGCCGCGGCCCCGGCGGACCACCCGTGCAGGTCGACCTCGTCGCCGACGGCCCGCACGCACTGGTCGCCGGGACCACCGGCTCCGGCAAGTCGGAGCTGCTCGCCACGCTCGTGCTCGCGGTCGCCGCCGCCTACCCGCCGGAGCGGCTCGCCGTCCTGCTCGTCGACTTCAAGGGCGGCACCGGGCTCGGGCCCGTCGCCGGCCTCCCGCACGTCGTCGACCACGTGACCGACCTCGACGCCGCCCGCACCCGGCGGGTGCTCGTCGCGCTGCGCGCCGAGACGCGGCGGCGCGAACGGCTCCTCGCCGCGCACGGCGCGACCGACCTCACCGACCTCGACCCGGACGACGACGCGACGCCCCCGCGGCTCCTCGTCGTCGTCGACGAGCTGCGGGCCCTCGCCGACGACGTCCCCGACGCGGTGCCGACGCTCGCCCGCCTCGCCGCGCAGGGACGCGCCCTCGGCCTGCACCTCGTGCTCGCGACCCAGCGCCCCGCCGGCGTCGTCTCGGCCGACCTGCGCGCGAACGTGGCGCTGCGGATCGCCCTGCGGGTCACCGACGAGGCCGACTCGCGCGACGTGCTCGACGTCCCGGACGCGGCCCGCCTGGACCCCGCCACGCCCGGACGTGCCCTCGTGCGGCGCGGGTCGGCAGCGCCGCAGGTCGTGCAGGTCGCGAGGCCCCTGCCCGGCCGGGGTGCCTCCCCCGTGCGGACCGCCCGTCCCCTTCCCGGCCGGCCCCGCTGGACGCCGGCGCCCCCACCACCGGCGTCCGGCCCGCCGGGACCGGGCCCGTGGGTGGACGCCGCCCGGCACGCCGCCGCGGGCCGGACCGTGCGGCCCGTGCCCTGGGTGCCCGCGCTGCCCGGGGCGGTACGCCCGTGCGACCTCCCCGCCGGGCCGGGTCTCGCCCTCGCACTCGGCGACCTGCCCGACGAGCAACGACGGACCGCCGTGCGCTGGGAGCCCGAGCACGGCCACCTCCTCGTGCTCGGCGGCCCCGGGTCCGGACGCACCACCGCCCTCACGACGCTCGGCGTCCAGGCACTGGCCGAGGGCACCGAGGTGCACGCCGTCGGGCTGCCACCGGCAGCCGTCGGACGCCTGCGGGCCGCCGACGCGCACGGCACCCTCGGGACGGTCGCCGACGCGGCCGAGGTTCGCCGTGTCGCACGCCTGCTGGAGCTCCTCGCCGCCCGCACCGACGGCGCCCGTGCCGTCCTGCTCGTCGACGGCCTGCCTGCGGTGCTCGACGCGCTCGGCGGGATCGCCCGCGGCGCTGGCGCGGATCGCCTCGTCGCCCTGTGGGGCGGCACCGTCGCCGCACGCGTCGCGGTGGCGGCGAGCGCCGACGCCAGCACGGCCTCCCTCCACCACGCGGCCGCCTTCCGAGACCGCCTCGTGCTGCCCGTCGCCGACGCCGCCACCGACGCGCTCGCGGGTGTGCCCGTCGCGCTGGCCGGGCCGCGGGGACCCGCCGGGCGCGCCGTCGCCCTCCGGGACGGCACCGCCGTCCTGTGCCAGGTCGCGGGACCGCCGGAGCCGTCCGCCCCGCCGGCCAGCGCAGCACGGGCCGACGTCCTGCGCGTGGAGGCGCTTCCGTCGGTGGTCGACCTCGCCGCCCCTCGCGGCGCGGGCGGCGGGGCGGGCGCACCCAGGGTCCAGGCGGGAGTGCCGCTCGGCGTCGGCGGCGACGAGGCGCGCGAGGTGGTCGTCGGTCTCGACCGCGGCCTGCTCGTCGCGGGACCGCCGGGGTCCGGGCGGTCGAACGCGCTCGCGGTGCTCGCGTCCGGGCTGCGGGCGGCGGGGCGCCCGGTGGTGCGGCTGACCGTCGACGGCCTCGCGAGCCTACCGTCGCCACCCGGTGTGATCGACGTCCCGCCCGAGGCGCTCGCCGGGCTCGACGCGGTCGTCCTCGTCGACGACCTCGACGAGGTGGAGCGCCTGAGCCCGGACGCGTCGGACGCCCTGCACGACCTGATCCGCCGCCCGAGCGCCGGCGCATGCGTCGTCGCCGCCACGACGTCCGGTGCCGCCGTCGCGTCGTTCCGCGGACCGCACGTGGCACTGCTGCGACACCGCCGGTTGCTCGTGCTCGACGTGCACGAGCCCGCGAGCGCCGAGCTCGTCGGCGGGGCTGCGCCCTGGCTCGTCGACGGCACCACCCGCCCCACGGGGCGCGGCGTCCTGGTGACGGGGCGGAGCGCCGTCCCCCTGCAGGTCTACCGCCCGGCGGGCGCCTCGTCGGCGGGCGGACGCGTCTGA
- a CDS encoding FtsX-like permease family protein yields MLRLTLAQMRRSVGRLTAAAVAIAIGTAFLAATLVAGNVMQRTGYDSVTAQYASADLVVKEATAADVATVRDTPGVTAADLLLVGGTELTNGGRTTYQALLPVPSDERLGSVVVTEGRLPSSSGEIALPQTTVDRLEARLGDELESGFYVQTDDDFDRQEAPATLVGIVDDPAGAWAMYGGAGLAAPDDLALWTGVADMPDFTSPVLVLTDGTSAARDALVEALPGAEVLTRDEAAKASIEEVTGEGNALLMVVLGFAAIALLVAALVIANTFQVLVAQRARTLALLRCVGAVKGQLRASVLTEAAILGLLSSVVGVLLGLGLSQATLAILARVDTGAPLPATVAVTLPVVLVPLVVGTLVTALAALVPAREATRVSPVAALRPIDAPTVGARAGRVRLVLSLLLVVGGVAGLLAAVAGAVVGGGDPMLLLALGVLAGAASFVGVLVGAVFWLPRVVSLAGRALAATGSSARLAAANTVRNPRRTAATSTALLIGVTLVALMSTGAASARISLAAELDNHYPVDLTVSSPSGTETAVGADSIAQVEAVPGVERVVAVPSAQATVAGEWTVLRAPDPDDALAVLRDTAPLDELDDTTVIAPEYRGEDLDGQSVTVESEPARGTSDGEAVDLTVVHTALAGVDMLVTPGTLERIEPDAVASTLWVALEPGADAATTALAVTDAVSSDGLVVESAAAERQQYERVIDGLLAVVVGLLGVAVVIALVGVANTLSLSVIERRRESATLRAIGLTRRQLRWMLAIEGMLIAGIGALLGVLLGMLYGWAGAAIILGTTGSVHLAVPWQDLVVVLAVALAAGLLASVLPGRAAARTSPVAALAVD; encoded by the coding sequence ATGCTGCGCCTCACCCTCGCGCAGATGCGCCGCTCGGTCGGACGGCTCACCGCCGCGGCCGTCGCGATCGCCATCGGCACCGCGTTCCTCGCCGCGACCCTCGTCGCGGGCAACGTCATGCAGCGCACCGGCTACGACTCCGTCACCGCGCAGTACGCGAGCGCGGACCTCGTCGTGAAGGAGGCGACCGCGGCCGACGTCGCGACCGTGCGGGACACGCCCGGTGTGACGGCCGCCGACCTGCTGCTCGTCGGCGGCACCGAGCTCACCAACGGCGGGCGCACCACCTACCAGGCGCTGCTGCCCGTCCCCAGCGACGAGCGCCTCGGCTCGGTCGTCGTGACCGAGGGACGCCTGCCGTCCTCTAGCGGCGAGATCGCGCTCCCCCAGACCACGGTCGACCGGCTCGAGGCCCGGCTCGGCGACGAGCTCGAGAGCGGCTTCTACGTCCAGACCGACGACGACTTCGACCGGCAGGAGGCGCCCGCGACGCTCGTGGGCATCGTCGACGACCCGGCCGGCGCGTGGGCGATGTACGGCGGCGCGGGTCTCGCCGCACCCGACGACCTCGCCCTGTGGACGGGTGTCGCCGACATGCCCGACTTCACGTCGCCGGTCCTCGTCCTGACCGACGGCACGAGCGCCGCCCGCGACGCGCTCGTCGAGGCGCTGCCCGGTGCCGAGGTGCTCACCAGGGACGAGGCGGCCAAGGCCTCGATCGAAGAGGTCACCGGCGAGGGCAACGCGCTGCTCATGGTGGTGCTCGGCTTCGCCGCGATCGCGCTGCTCGTCGCGGCGCTCGTCATCGCGAACACGTTCCAGGTGCTCGTCGCCCAGCGGGCCCGCACGCTCGCGCTGCTGCGCTGCGTCGGGGCCGTCAAGGGTCAGCTGCGCGCGTCCGTGCTGACCGAGGCCGCGATCCTCGGGCTGCTGTCGTCCGTCGTCGGCGTGCTGCTCGGGCTCGGGCTCTCGCAGGCGACGCTCGCGATCCTCGCCCGGGTCGACACGGGTGCGCCGCTGCCCGCGACCGTCGCCGTGACGCTCCCCGTCGTCCTCGTGCCGCTCGTCGTCGGGACGCTCGTCACGGCGCTCGCCGCGCTCGTGCCGGCGCGCGAGGCGACCCGCGTCTCTCCCGTCGCAGCGCTGAGGCCCATCGACGCCCCGACCGTCGGGGCCCGCGCCGGGCGCGTGCGGCTCGTCCTGTCGCTCCTGCTCGTCGTCGGCGGCGTCGCCGGGCTGCTCGCCGCGGTCGCCGGCGCGGTCGTCGGCGGCGGCGACCCCATGCTGCTGCTCGCCCTCGGCGTGCTCGCGGGGGCGGCGTCCTTCGTCGGCGTGCTCGTCGGCGCCGTGTTCTGGCTGCCGCGCGTCGTGTCGCTCGCGGGCCGCGCGCTCGCCGCGACCGGGTCCAGCGCCCGCCTCGCCGCGGCCAACACGGTCCGCAACCCGCGCCGCACCGCCGCGACCAGCACCGCCCTGCTCATCGGCGTGACGCTCGTCGCGCTCATGAGCACGGGAGCCGCGAGCGCCCGGATCTCGCTGGCCGCGGAGCTCGACAACCACTACCCCGTCGACCTCACCGTGAGCAGCCCGTCCGGCACCGAGACGGCGGTCGGCGCGGACAGCATCGCGCAGGTCGAGGCCGTGCCGGGCGTGGAGCGCGTCGTCGCCGTCCCGTCGGCGCAGGCGACCGTCGCCGGGGAGTGGACCGTGCTGCGGGCGCCCGACCCCGACGACGCGCTCGCGGTCCTGCGGGACACCGCACCGCTCGACGAGCTCGACGACACGACGGTCATCGCCCCGGAGTACCGCGGCGAGGACCTCGACGGGCAGAGCGTGACCGTCGAGTCCGAGCCGGCCCGCGGCACGTCCGACGGGGAGGCCGTCGACCTCACGGTCGTGCACACGGCGCTGGCGGGGGTCGACATGCTCGTGACGCCCGGGACGCTCGAGCGGATCGAGCCCGACGCGGTCGCGTCGACGCTGTGGGTCGCCCTGGAGCCCGGTGCGGACGCCGCCACGACCGCGCTCGCCGTCACCGACGCCGTCTCGTCCGACGGGCTCGTCGTCGAGAGCGCGGCCGCCGAGCGCCAGCAGTACGAGCGCGTCATCGACGGGCTGCTCGCCGTGGTCGTCGGGCTGCTGGGCGTCGCGGTGGTGATCGCCCTCGTCGGTGTCGCCAACACGCTGTCGCTGTCGGTGATCGAGCGCCGGCGCGAGTCGGCGACGCTGCGGGCGATCGGCCTGACGCGACGCCAGCTGCGCTGGATGCTCGCGATCGAGGGCATGCTCATCGCCGGGATCGGCGCCCTGCTCGGGGTGCTGCTCGGGATGCTGTACGGCTGGGCGGGCGCGGCGATCATCCTCGGCACGACGGGGTCGGTCCACCTCGCCGTCCCGTGGCAGGACCTGGTCGTCGTGCTCGCCGTGGCGCTCGCCGCGGGCCTGCTCGCCTCCGTCCTGCCCGGCCGCGCCGCCGCACGCACGTCACCGGTGGCGGCGCTCGCCGTGGACTGA
- a CDS encoding sensor histidine kinase, with protein MTWWDRVLRWEDSHRFTVDVFGTGLLLLVVLVASVDVAASTSGTARGLDTFVVSFLMVAPLAWRRVRPAASAATIYTVALLQMLLVTPLVLPADFAVLVALYSVTVHGPRWAHRVAIWGAIVGGVLLPMLMDDWWDPAGAVAMTVFVWSVALAVWAFGLARRSRRETLEALVDRAEQLERERDQQAQIATAAERARIAREMHDIVAHSLTVMIAQADGGRYAADADPAAATRALGTIAETGRAALTDMRRLLGVLRAGPPVRTGAVPVVTPASAPAAPSAAERATTEFAPQPAVEDVPGLVDQMRASGLRVSLVRMGTPRHLPPGVGLTAYRIAQEALTNVLKHAGPDPRVTVLLSWRPDDVTLEIADDGRGAAADSDGLGHGLLGMRERAAMFGGSVSTGPRPGGGYRVRAVLPTGPAHTDGRGAAQPGRTTPTSGQDDR; from the coding sequence GTGACGTGGTGGGACCGGGTGCTGCGCTGGGAGGACTCCCACCGGTTCACCGTCGACGTGTTCGGGACGGGCCTGCTGCTGCTCGTCGTGCTCGTCGCGTCGGTCGACGTCGCGGCGTCCACGAGCGGCACCGCGCGCGGGCTCGACACCTTCGTCGTCTCGTTCCTCATGGTCGCGCCGCTCGCCTGGCGACGCGTGCGCCCCGCCGCGTCGGCGGCGACCATCTACACCGTCGCGCTGCTGCAGATGCTGCTGGTGACGCCGCTCGTGCTGCCCGCCGACTTCGCGGTCCTCGTCGCGCTGTACTCGGTCACGGTGCACGGGCCCCGGTGGGCGCACCGCGTCGCGATCTGGGGCGCGATCGTCGGCGGCGTCCTGCTGCCCATGCTCATGGACGACTGGTGGGACCCCGCCGGCGCGGTCGCCATGACCGTGTTCGTGTGGTCCGTCGCGCTGGCCGTCTGGGCGTTCGGCCTCGCCCGCAGGTCGCGGCGCGAGACGCTCGAGGCGCTCGTCGACCGGGCCGAGCAGCTCGAGCGCGAGCGCGACCAGCAGGCGCAGATCGCGACCGCCGCGGAGCGCGCCCGCATCGCCCGGGAGATGCACGACATCGTCGCGCACTCGCTCACCGTGATGATCGCCCAGGCCGACGGCGGCCGGTACGCCGCCGACGCGGACCCGGCCGCCGCGACCCGGGCGCTCGGCACGATCGCCGAGACCGGCCGCGCCGCGCTCACCGACATGCGCCGCCTGCTCGGCGTGCTGCGCGCCGGCCCACCCGTGCGGACCGGCGCGGTCCCCGTCGTGACGCCGGCCTCGGCACCCGCCGCCCCGTCCGCCGCCGAGCGCGCCACGACCGAGTTCGCGCCGCAGCCCGCCGTCGAGGACGTCCCCGGCCTGGTCGACCAGATGCGCGCGAGCGGCCTGCGCGTCTCGCTCGTGCGGATGGGCACGCCGCGGCACCTGCCGCCCGGCGTCGGCCTCACCGCGTACCGGATCGCGCAGGAGGCGCTCACCAACGTGCTCAAGCACGCCGGGCCCGACCCGCGGGTCACCGTCCTGCTGTCGTGGCGGCCCGACGACGTGACGCTCGAGATCGCCGACGACGGGCGCGGGGCCGCCGCCGACTCCGACGGGCTCGGTCACGGGCTCCTGGGCATGCGGGAGCGCGCCGCGATGTTCGGCGGCTCCGTGAGCACCGGCCCCCGCCCCGGCGGCGGCTACCGTGTGCGAGCCGTGCTCCCGACCGGCCCCGCGCACACCGACGGCCGCGGCGCGGCACAGCCCGGCCGCACCACCCCCACCTCCGGACAGGACGACCGATGA
- a CDS encoding DUF6318 family protein: MIAALPDGERPARPAALGHAGSTDAAVAVLTYWLQLLPFSQQVGDTSEARSLSHPECVFCRSMLDSIDDLIARGEHSVGGGYTISDVSVLEVAVGRWYNVSLTLVEAPSSELDQSGSTMATFPGHTYAVTAVALFEGGTWTVRELSYETLS; encoded by the coding sequence GTGATCGCTGCGCTGCCGGACGGCGAGCGGCCCGCGAGGCCTGCCGCGCTCGGCCATGCCGGATCGACCGACGCAGCCGTAGCGGTTCTCACCTACTGGCTGCAACTGCTCCCGTTCTCGCAGCAAGTGGGCGACACGAGCGAGGCTCGGTCGCTCAGCCACCCGGAGTGCGTGTTCTGCCGCAGCATGCTCGACTCGATCGACGACCTCATCGCGCGTGGCGAGCACTCGGTAGGGGGCGGCTACACCATCTCGGACGTCAGCGTGCTCGAGGTCGCGGTCGGCCGCTGGTACAACGTGTCACTCACCCTCGTCGAGGCGCCCTCGAGCGAACTCGATCAATCAGGCTCGACCATGGCGACGTTTCCGGGGCACACCTACGCCGTCACCGCTGTCGCTCTATTCGAGGGCGGCACGTGGACGGTACGAGAGCTCTCGTACGAGACGCTGTCGTGA
- a CDS encoding ABC transporter ATP-binding protein, whose amino-acid sequence MDTTVHVPSGPTSGATPPTGSVASSARGLTKVYGEGAAAVRALDGVDVDFAAGAFTAIMGPSGSGKSTLMHLLAGLDLATSGEVLLGTTRLTTLDDGDLTRLRRDRVGFVFQSFNLLPMFTAEQNVLLPLELAGVKPDPAWFDTLVDTLGLRQRLTHRPSELSGGQQQRVAIARALIAKPDVVFADEPTGNLDSRSGAEVLSFLRRSVRELGRTVIMVTHDPTAAAYADRVVLLADGRIAGEILDPTPDAVLAGLDALRTLETTTDTAVSA is encoded by the coding sequence GTGGACACGACCGTGCACGTCCCGTCCGGACCGACCTCCGGAGCGACCCCGCCGACCGGCTCGGTGGCGTCCAGCGCCCGCGGCCTGACGAAGGTGTACGGCGAGGGAGCGGCCGCCGTGCGGGCGCTCGACGGCGTCGACGTCGACTTCGCGGCCGGGGCGTTCACCGCGATCATGGGGCCGTCCGGCTCGGGCAAGTCGACGCTCATGCACCTGCTCGCGGGTCTCGACCTCGCCACGTCCGGCGAGGTCCTGCTCGGCACCACCCGCCTGACGACCCTCGACGACGGCGACCTGACGCGCTTGCGCCGCGACCGCGTCGGGTTCGTCTTCCAGTCGTTCAACCTCCTGCCGATGTTCACGGCCGAGCAGAACGTGCTGCTGCCGCTGGAGCTCGCGGGCGTCAAGCCCGACCCCGCCTGGTTCGACACGCTCGTCGACACGCTCGGCCTGCGGCAGCGGCTCACGCACCGGCCGTCGGAGCTCTCCGGCGGCCAGCAGCAGCGCGTCGCGATCGCCCGCGCGCTCATCGCCAAGCCCGACGTCGTCTTCGCCGACGAGCCGACCGGCAACCTCGACTCGCGCTCCGGCGCGGAGGTGCTCAGCTTCCTGCGCCGCTCGGTCCGTGAGCTCGGGCGCACCGTCATCATGGTCACGCACGACCCGACCGCGGCCGCCTACGCCGACCGCGTCGTGCTGCTCGCCGACGGCCGGATCGCGGGCGAGATCCTCGACCCGACGCCGGACGCCGTCCTGGCCGGCCTCGACGCACTGCGCACCCTGGAGACCACGACCGACACGGCGGTGAGCGCCTGA
- a CDS encoding WhiB family transcriptional regulator: MDWRHRAACLDEDPELFFPIGNTGPALLQIDEAKAVCRRCDVVDTCLKWAIETGQDAGVWGGLSEDERRALKRRTARQRRAG; the protein is encoded by the coding sequence ATGGATTGGCGCCACCGCGCAGCGTGTCTCGACGAGGACCCGGAGCTGTTCTTCCCGATCGGCAACACCGGCCCCGCCCTGCTGCAGATCGACGAGGCCAAGGCCGTGTGCCGTCGGTGCGACGTCGTGGACACCTGCCTCAAGTGGGCGATCGAGACCGGTCAGGACGCCGGTGTCTGGGGCGGCCTCTCCGAGGACGAGCGCCGCGCTCTCAAGCGCCGCACCGCCCGCCAGCGCCGCGCCGGCTGA
- a CDS encoding response regulator — protein sequence MTDTTASPVRVALVDDQQLVRAGFRMVIDSQPDLQVVLEAGDGAQAVQAVARAAGQVDVVLMDVRMPTMDGLTATAHITAAGTDAAPAPRIIVLTTFDLDEYVLAAIRAGASGFLLKDAPPEEMLAAIRTVHHGDAVIAPSSTRRLLEHLITALPPDAPGAAADPARRAVADLTEREREVLVLMAKGRSNTEIGQDLFVAEATVKTHVGRILAKLGARDRVQAVVTAYETGLVRPGE from the coding sequence ATGACCGACACCACCGCGAGCCCCGTGCGGGTCGCCCTCGTCGACGACCAGCAGCTCGTGCGCGCCGGGTTCCGGATGGTCATCGACTCCCAGCCCGACCTCCAGGTCGTCCTCGAGGCCGGCGACGGCGCCCAGGCCGTGCAGGCGGTCGCGCGGGCCGCAGGTCAGGTCGACGTGGTCCTCATGGACGTGCGCATGCCCACGATGGACGGCCTGACCGCGACCGCGCACATCACCGCCGCAGGCACCGACGCCGCGCCCGCACCGCGGATCATCGTGCTCACGACGTTCGACCTCGACGAGTACGTCCTCGCGGCGATCCGCGCGGGCGCGAGCGGGTTCCTGCTCAAGGACGCGCCGCCCGAGGAGATGCTCGCCGCGATCCGCACCGTGCACCACGGCGACGCGGTCATCGCGCCGTCCAGCACGCGGCGGCTGCTCGAGCACCTGATCACGGCGCTCCCGCCGGACGCCCCGGGGGCCGCTGCCGACCCCGCCCGCCGCGCCGTGGCGGACCTCACCGAGCGCGAGCGCGAGGTGCTCGTCCTCATGGCCAAGGGCCGGTCCAACACCGAGATCGGGCAGGACCTGTTCGTCGCCGAGGCCACCGTCAAGACGCACGTCGGCCGGATCCTCGCCAAGCTCGGCGCCCGCGACCGCGTCCAGGCCGTCGTGACCGCCTACGAGACGGGTCTCGTCCGCCCCGGCGAGTGA